The DNA segment GAATTTTTGAGGCGGGTAAAAAACAATATGGATGCGACAGTGATCAGGCATACGAGACTATTGCCCAAAAAGATCAGGAAGGTTGCCGTTTGTGGAGGATCGGGAAGTTTTTTATTGCGGGAAGCGATAGCTGCCGGAGCAGATGCTTTTGTGACAGCAGATTTTAAATATCATGAGTTTTTTGATGCAGACGAAAAAATAGTTATCGCAGATATCGGACACTTTGAGAGTGAACAATTTACATCTGATTTGTTGATAGATATTATTCAAGAAAAATTTCCTAACTTTGCAATCCGTTTAACGGAGCATAATACAAACCCCATAAATTATTTCATTTAATGGAACAAACTGTAGAGCAAAAGCTAAAAGCTTTATACGAATTACAAACCCTGCATACTAAGATCGATAAAATACGTCAGATACGTGGTGAACTGCCAATGGAAGTTGCCGATTTAGAAGATGAGGTTGCAGGACTGGAAACACGTATACAAAAATTCAAAGGCGAATTGGATGATACTGAAGATGCCATTGTAACGCGTAAAAATATGATCAAGGAAGCTCAAAACCTGATCAAGAAATATGAGACCCAATTAAAAGATGTTAAAAACAACCGGGAGTACGATGCCCTGACTAAAGAGGTAGAGATACAAACACTCGAAATCCAGGTTTGTGAGAAAAAGATCAGGGAATTCGGATTTGACATCGCCCAGAAAACGGAAGTTTATGATAAGGCGCTTGCTGATTTAGAATCAAGGAAAAAAGATCTTGAGATAAAAAGGGGAGAGTTGCAGACCATTACTGCCGAAACAGAAAAGGATGAGCAGGGCCTGCTTAAAAAAGCAGAAAAAGCAGAAACCCAGATTGAAGAAAGGCTATTGGTGGCTTACAACAGGTTAAGAGGGAATGCCAACAATGGTTTAGCGGTAGTAACAATTGACCGTGACTCTTGTTCAGGCTGTTTTAACCAGATTCCGCCCCAGCGCCAGCTGGATATCCGTCAACGCAAAAAAATCATCGTTTGCGAACATTGCGGAAGGATTTTAGTAGACGAAGCACTTACTCAGGAAGTCGTTCCTGCTTAAACATTTAAATGATATAGAAGAGGCCAGAAATTCCATCTGGCCTTTTTTTTGTGGTTAAATTTGCACAAAATGAAATTATGCACAAGATCAGTTTAGCGAATAAATTTTTTTTAGCCCTCAGCCTGTTGTTTTTACCCGGACCTTTATTTGCCAAATTTGATTTTAATGCAAACTGTCTAAAGGCTTATCAGCTGATTTTTGAGCTTAAACTGAACCCGGCAAGACAAATGGTCGCTTCAGAG comes from the Pedobacter heparinus DSM 2366 genome and includes:
- a CDS encoding zinc ribbon domain-containing protein; this translates as MEQTVEQKLKALYELQTLHTKIDKIRQIRGELPMEVADLEDEVAGLETRIQKFKGELDDTEDAIVTRKNMIKEAQNLIKKYETQLKDVKNNREYDALTKEVEIQTLEIQVCEKKIREFGFDIAQKTEVYDKALADLESRKKDLEIKRGELQTITAETEKDEQGLLKKAEKAETQIEERLLVAYNRLRGNANNGLAVVTIDRDSCSGCFNQIPPQRQLDIRQRKKIIVCEHCGRILVDEALTQEVVPA